CGTCAGGAGCTGGGTATCGAAGTACTGGCGGTACGGGCGGTGAAATTTGGTTATTCACCCCGCAACCTGAAAGCCATTTACGATCGTATGAGTTCAGAGTGGGAGCGACTGTCGAAGCAATACCGGGCGCAAGGCCATGAAGAAGCGGAGAAAATCCGCGCCCGAACTGAGCAGGAAATTGCCGGGCTGAAATCCACCGCCTACCGTGACAGCCAGATCATCAAGGGCAACAGTGAGGCCAGGGCCGCTGAGCTATACAGCCAGGCTTTTGAGTCCCATCAGGAATTCTTTGAGTTTGTGCGAACCATGGAAGCTTACAAGGCCGTTTTAGACAATAATAGTCGTCTTATTTTGCCGTCGGACTCCGATTTGTTTGAGCAACTGGTTAACCCTAAGCTGGACGCCAAGGACGAATCATGAGTTGGTGGCAAGATATCAACCGGGTTTACCGGCAGTTGTTTCACCGTCTGCGCTGGCTGGTTGTGGTGCTGGCGCTGATGCTCTACGGGGTCAGTGGATTTTACTCGGTGGATGCGGATCAGCGGGCGGTGGTCAGTCGCTTTGGTCGCATTGTCGAGCAGAATGTCATGCCGGGAATGCACTACCGGTTGCCCTGGCCGGTGGAAAGCGTGGAAACCCTTTCGGCTGTTGAGCTTCGGTCTATCAATATTGATTTTGCCAAAGAGCTGGACAGCGCTTTGACCGGTAGCGAACTGACCACCGGCAAAGGTGACCTGATCGAACTGGCTTTGCAGGTTCAGTACAGCATTCCCAGCCCCGGTAAGTTTTTATCCGTTGCCATGGACGCTGAGACGATATTGCGTAACATCGCCAAAGCTCAGGCCGTGATTTATGTCAGCCAGAGAGAGCTGGACAGTCTGCTGACTACCGGACGCAGTGATTTTCAACAGTGGATGCAACAGGCAATCCAACAGGAGCTGGACAGCTTTAGCCCGGGGATCACCGTCACCAACGTTATGCTGAACCGGCTGGAAACCCCGGCTGTTATCAAGCAGGCCTACGACGAAGTACAAATGGCTCCGGCGGCCAGGGAAAAACTGATTCAGGATGCGCTCGGGGAGCGGGAGACGAAGCTGGCCCGGGCTCGCAGTGAAGTGAACAAAACCCTCAAGCAGGCCCAGGCCCAGGCTCGGGCGCAGGTTGCCAATACCGAAGGTGAGGTTCAGCGACTGAACACATTGATTGTGAGTCTGGAAAGGCAGCCAGGGCTGGCAAAAAAACGGCTGTATCTGGAAACCCTCAAACAGATACTGGAGAACGCCCGGGTGAGCTTTATTAACCGGGATAAAGTAGAACGGAATTGATACACCGATTTTGCTAACAAGATAAAACCAGAAGTAATCAGGAGTAACCATGAAACGCAAAATGCTTGATCTGAATGATAACGACAACATTCTTGAGTCACCGCAACGCAGAAGCTTCTTCAAAAAGAGTTTTGGTGCTGCGGCCACTGCCGCCGCTGCGGCGACAATGGTCAGTCCTATCGCCCAGGCGGTAGCCAGTGGCGGAGTGGCAGCCCCGCACCCGAGTGTTGGTGACAAAACCGTTCTGTACGTGAACGGCAAAGTCTACCAGGGGGGCAAGTACAAGCAGGCATGGGCAGAAGCCTTTGCGATTCGTGGCAATGTGTTTACCAAGGTAGGCACAACCAAAGAAATTCTGAAGCTGCGCACACCAGAAACCCTGGTGGTTGACCTGCGCGGTCATACCGTTCTACCGGGACTGATTGACGACCACATGCACCCTGAAATGGCGGTGGAATGCTACAACAATGTGCGGGTCGACGAGCTGAGCACCACCTGGGATGAATTCAAGGTACTGGTGAAAAAGGAACTGGATGAGCACCCTGAACGACCATGGGTGTTTGGCGCAAACCTTGATTACCTGTGGGATGACGGCTCAAACATCAAGATGTTCGGCAAGCCTTCCCACAAGAAGATTCTTGACGAGCTGATTCCGGACAAGCCTGCGTATTTCTGGGAGTGTTCAGGTCATGCGGCGCTGGTTAACTCTAAAGCCCTTGAAGTATGCGGTATTACCAAGGACACGCCTGATCCTGTTGGCGGTCATTACGTGCGTGACGAGAATGGCGAGCCGACGGGTGTGCTCCGTGAACTGGCGGCTCACATTGTCTGGGAGAAGTGGCTGGGTACCCTGCCAGGACCTAAGGAACTGGGCGAAAAGCAACTCAAGCCTATCTTCAGCTACCTGAACAGTTACGGCCTGACATCGGTCAGTGAAGTATGGTCCCGTGAAATGTACGGCCAGGCTTATAAGTACCTGGATGACAACGATGACCTGAGTGTTCGTCTGACCGTTTACGCGACGGATGTAGTGGACTTTGCGACGCCGGAAATGCAGAAGCTGGCGGACAAGTACATCATGAATCACAGGGACTATGACGGCAAGAATGTAAAAATTGTTGGCGTTAAGTACATCCTCGACGGCGCTGCGGCGGGTCAGACGGCGGTTGTCGTTGAGCCTTATGAAGGTACTAATTATCACGGGCCATGGCGTAATACGCCTGAACAGTACCGTGAAGGCCTGCACAAATACGATGCCATGGGGCTGACGGTTCACGCACATTGCGCCGGTGACGGCGCTGCCCGTATGGTGCTGGATGCGGTAGAAGAACTGC
Above is a genomic segment from Endozoicomonas euniceicola containing:
- the hflK gene encoding protease modulator HflK, with protein sequence MSWWQDINRVYRQLFHRLRWLVVVLALMLYGVSGFYSVDADQRAVVSRFGRIVEQNVMPGMHYRLPWPVESVETLSAVELRSINIDFAKELDSALTGSELTTGKGDLIELALQVQYSIPSPGKFLSVAMDAETILRNIAKAQAVIYVSQRELDSLLTTGRSDFQQWMQQAIQQELDSFSPGITVTNVMLNRLETPAVIKQAYDEVQMAPAAREKLIQDALGERETKLARARSEVNKTLKQAQAQARAQVANTEGEVQRLNTLIVSLERQPGLAKKRLYLETLKQILENARVSFINRDKVERN
- a CDS encoding amidohydrolase → MKRKMLDLNDNDNILESPQRRSFFKKSFGAAATAAAAATMVSPIAQAVASGGVAAPHPSVGDKTVLYVNGKVYQGGKYKQAWAEAFAIRGNVFTKVGTTKEILKLRTPETLVVDLRGHTVLPGLIDDHMHPEMAVECYNNVRVDELSTTWDEFKVLVKKELDEHPERPWVFGANLDYLWDDGSNIKMFGKPSHKKILDELIPDKPAYFWECSGHAALVNSKALEVCGITKDTPDPVGGHYVRDENGEPTGVLRELAAHIVWEKWLGTLPGPKELGEKQLKPIFSYLNSYGLTSVSEVWSREMYGQAYKYLDDNDDLSVRLTVYATDVVDFATPEMQKLADKYIMNHRDYDGKNVKIVGVKYILDGAAAGQTAVVVEPYEGTNYHGPWRNTPEQYREGLHKYDAMGLTVHAHCAGDGAARMVLDAVEELRKKPGNNADKLQHRVAHTSMIHPDDVQRFAKLNVHAEFSPVFWYDMAATRVIEQDIGKERVQKYMFPVKPIIDSGAPVSIGTDWMVTPVDPWAAIETIVTRRGCGIKEGPTMNAEEYAISLETALWLYTQAGADSQKRSHEIGSITQGKYADFVVLNQNIFEVPITDVHKTKVLSTVLGGRDVYLSSRVKEIIDLGELTGDYENKMTFASVGRNF